A stretch of Aureispira sp. CCB-E DNA encodes these proteins:
- a CDS encoding endonuclease/exonuclease/phosphatase family protein, with protein MLILLGFLIAITLSISAQAQSTSIFFQNNTELEFGVTAVQSGTHTMDANEWSLKATDVEAWEMRKELLETNRNNGIHNGETFYFDVYVWHGTDTLQLQLKLEGNFIGSDMEHSLKGSNFNHPWYDDGGFYEESLMFGNLPVTVKYKPDGTDAFFNRDIVFAIQDNRPKYTIDSADFSNPNVINVLSYNIKFLPPPIGTFDAAERADVIPRYISPYQDVVIFQEAFEDAARNNNLVPAMQAAGFSYQTDILNDGQIIENGGVIIFSRWPIELEDEYDYRSCDNNSGDCFAAKGILYAKINKLGKKYHVFGTHMEAGGNPNDIAIKKEQFGEQRDFIAAQNIPVDEAVILGGDMNTDASSVQYPDLIDSLNPIIGLHKGFHASTDVTRDSGNIIDHVWGDRKHLVPIDCYTKVWVYRAIDDDLWDIFDPSDHLPVNGRFEYPDVDTPVVATIEICGSGSLQLTAPMVHPDLLYQWFLDSMPLTGATNASYNNSLATANDTGRYSCRIRTQFTVEDTSALGHPNWPDTAVQYFDFEIAHVVHIPIDMNPIITQESDTLFSSASTGNQWYDANGLIAGATDSFYVLTQLGNYYTVVNQGNCTSNPSNSITYTNLSLIKEMDVFKIYPNPAYEQVIIEVLPQTEKLEIIDPMGRIQQIELNQNTISRISLKGWSQGIYWVKLTHPNKVYVKSFSIN; from the coding sequence ATGCTAATATTGTTGGGATTTTTGATTGCGATTACTTTGTCAATAAGTGCACAAGCACAGAGTACCTCTATTTTTTTTCAGAATAATACAGAGCTGGAATTTGGCGTAACAGCTGTACAATCAGGAACGCATACGATGGATGCCAACGAATGGTCTCTAAAAGCAACAGATGTGGAGGCTTGGGAGATGCGCAAAGAACTCTTAGAAACGAATCGAAATAACGGAATACACAATGGAGAAACCTTTTATTTTGATGTTTATGTATGGCATGGTACCGACACGCTACAATTACAACTAAAACTAGAAGGAAATTTTATAGGTAGTGATATGGAGCATTCATTGAAAGGTTCTAATTTTAACCATCCGTGGTACGATGATGGAGGTTTTTATGAAGAAAGTCTGATGTTTGGAAATTTGCCTGTAACCGTTAAATACAAACCAGATGGAACCGATGCTTTTTTTAATAGAGATATTGTATTTGCCATCCAAGACAACCGCCCCAAATATACAATTGATTCTGCCGATTTTTCGAATCCCAATGTAATCAATGTTTTGTCGTACAATATCAAATTTTTGCCACCTCCTATTGGTACGTTTGATGCTGCTGAGCGTGCCGATGTGATTCCTAGATATATCAGTCCATATCAAGATGTCGTTATTTTTCAAGAGGCGTTTGAAGATGCAGCCCGAAACAACAACTTAGTCCCTGCCATGCAAGCAGCAGGATTCTCGTATCAAACAGATATTCTCAACGATGGGCAAATAATTGAGAACGGTGGAGTGATTATCTTTAGCCGTTGGCCAATTGAGTTGGAGGATGAATATGATTATCGTTCTTGTGATAACAATTCAGGCGACTGCTTTGCTGCGAAAGGGATTTTATATGCTAAAATTAATAAACTAGGAAAGAAGTACCATGTTTTTGGAACGCATATGGAAGCGGGAGGGAACCCTAATGATATTGCAATAAAAAAAGAGCAATTTGGAGAGCAACGTGATTTTATTGCTGCGCAAAATATTCCTGTCGATGAGGCGGTAATATTGGGGGGAGATATGAATACAGATGCGTCATCTGTTCAATATCCAGATTTGATAGATTCTTTAAATCCTATTATTGGGTTGCACAAAGGCTTTCATGCCTCTACAGATGTGACACGAGATTCAGGCAATATTATTGACCACGTATGGGGCGATCGAAAGCATTTGGTACCAATTGATTGTTACACTAAGGTTTGGGTTTATCGAGCGATTGACGATGATTTGTGGGATATTTTTGATCCTTCGGATCATTTGCCTGTCAATGGTCGTTTTGAATACCCTGATGTAGATACACCTGTTGTTGCAACGATTGAAATTTGCGGAAGTGGTTCTTTGCAATTAACTGCTCCTATGGTACATCCTGATTTGTTGTATCAATGGTTTTTGGATAGTATGCCATTGACAGGAGCAACGAATGCTAGTTATAATAATTCATTAGCAACAGCAAACGATACAGGACGCTATTCTTGTCGAATTAGAACGCAGTTCACAGTAGAGGATACATCGGCATTAGGGCACCCCAATTGGCCCGATACCGCTGTACAATATTTTGATTTTGAGATAGCTCATGTCGTGCATATTCCTATTGATATGAATCCTATTATTACACAAGAATCAGATACCTTGTTTTCATCAGCATCAACAGGAAATCAATGGTACGATGCCAACGGATTAATTGCTGGTGCCACAGATTCTTTTTATGTTTTGACACAATTAGGAAATTACTACACGGTCGTCAACCAAGGCAATTGTACGTCTAATCCTTCTAATAGCATTACGTATACCAATCTAAGTTTAATAAAGGAGATGGATGTATTCAAAATTTATCCAAACCCTGCTTACGAACAGGTTATAATTGAAGTGCTGCCTCAAACAGAAAAGCTTGAAATTATAGATCCAATGGGACGAATTCAGCAGATTGAACTCAATCAAAATACAATATCAAGGATTAGTTTAAAAGGTTGGTCTCAAGGAATTTATTGGGTGAAATTAACCCACCCGAACAAAGTATATGTCAAATCCTTTAGCATCAATTAG
- a CDS encoding LytTR family DNA-binding domain-containing protein, producing MTYLIQLSNKPYPYLFSTKRNTIIAIVLGLLVYIVNTTTLTENHIIENYVLSKTWACVFAGLVTFGSIILVTEMIPRLFFKPELKENWTVGKESLLILFLLFVIAISNNFLSFIISQTQNTVDILSSFLNASFYVIIIGTTPTILIIWINYTLLLRENLKQISFYNKELETKVKAIQNTTPDLIEIPTHNKNEILQLNLDSFLFAKTEGNYIDVFIKNADKIEYKAYRLTLQKLEEALKAYPFISKTHRSYIVNVKNISSTSGNARNYRIHFEGTTHEVPVSRNKFQTFKEAFGSNA from the coding sequence TTGACCTACTTAATTCAGCTTTCCAATAAACCTTATCCCTATTTATTTTCTACCAAAAGAAACACAATTATTGCTATTGTCTTAGGCTTATTGGTCTATATTGTTAATACAACAACTCTAACAGAAAATCATATTATAGAAAACTATGTTTTGAGCAAAACATGGGCTTGTGTTTTTGCAGGACTGGTAACATTTGGCAGTATCATTTTAGTAACAGAAATGATACCTCGTTTATTTTTCAAACCTGAATTAAAAGAAAACTGGACTGTAGGAAAAGAAAGTTTACTAATTTTATTCCTCTTATTCGTCATCGCAATATCTAATAATTTCTTATCCTTTATTATTAGCCAAACGCAAAATACCGTTGATATTCTATCCAGCTTTCTAAATGCTTCTTTTTATGTGATAATCATTGGTACGACTCCCACTATTTTAATTATTTGGATCAACTACACCTTGCTACTAAGAGAAAATCTAAAACAAATATCTTTCTATAACAAGGAGTTGGAAACCAAGGTTAAAGCAATTCAAAATACTACGCCAGACCTAATTGAAATTCCTACGCATAATAAAAATGAAATCCTACAACTTAATCTTGATTCGTTTTTATTTGCCAAAACAGAAGGCAACTATATCGATGTATTCATAAAAAATGCAGACAAAATAGAATATAAAGCCTATCGGCTCACCCTTCAGAAACTAGAAGAAGCACTCAAAGCTTATCCTTTTATTTCCAAAACACATCGTTCTTACATTGTTAATGTCAAAAATATTAGCAGTACGTCAGGAAATGCTCGAAATTATCGCATTCATTTTGAGGGCACAACACATGAAGTCCCTGTTTCTAGAAATAAGTTTCAAACATTTAAAGAAGCATTTGGTTCTAATGCCTAG